In Hamadaea flava, a genomic segment contains:
- a CDS encoding S1C family serine protease: MDADNRETDALDAYSRIVTTVAATVLPSVASLTVRTPRGEGAGSAVLFTADGFLLTSAHVVAGAQAGTAEFGDGEETRFDVVGADPLADLAVVRVGSTASPPATLGDANELRVGQLVVAVGNPLGLAGSVTAGVVSALGRSLPVYDGRRNRLIDDVIQTDAALNPGNSGGALADARGRVVGVNTAVAGIGVGLAVPINGNTRQIIADLVSHGKVRRAWLGVAGVPVPLPPPIAERLGQRRGLRVVEVVPGSPAGVAGIYLGDILVTAGGRPVQGVQDVQRLMLGPAIGQRLSLTVLRRGAFVDVVAVPTELS; encoded by the coding sequence ATGGATGCTGACAACCGTGAGACGGACGCGCTGGACGCGTACTCCCGGATCGTGACCACGGTGGCGGCCACCGTCCTACCCAGCGTCGCCAGCCTCACCGTGCGCACGCCCCGGGGCGAAGGCGCCGGGTCGGCCGTCCTGTTCACCGCCGACGGATTCCTGCTGACCAGCGCGCACGTGGTCGCGGGCGCGCAGGCGGGCACGGCCGAGTTCGGCGACGGCGAGGAGACCCGGTTCGACGTGGTCGGCGCGGACCCGCTCGCCGACCTGGCCGTGGTCCGGGTCGGCAGCACCGCCTCGCCGCCGGCCACGCTCGGCGACGCGAACGAGCTGCGCGTCGGCCAGCTGGTGGTCGCCGTCGGCAATCCGCTCGGCCTGGCCGGTTCGGTCACGGCCGGGGTGGTCAGCGCGCTCGGCCGGTCGCTGCCCGTCTACGACGGGCGCCGCAACCGGCTCATCGACGACGTGATCCAGACCGACGCCGCGCTCAACCCCGGCAACTCCGGGGGCGCGCTCGCCGACGCGCGCGGGCGGGTCGTGGGCGTCAACACGGCGGTCGCGGGGATCGGCGTCGGCCTCGCCGTGCCGATCAACGGCAACACCCGCCAGATCATCGCCGATCTCGTCAGCCATGGAAAGGTACGCCGAGCGTGGCTGGGCGTAGCCGGTGTGCCGGTTCCGCTGCCTCCGCCGATCGCCGAGCGCCTGGGTCAGCGCCGGGGACTGCGGGTGGTCGAGGTCGTGCCGGGCAGCCCGGCCGGGGTCGCCGGGATCTACCTCGGCGACATCCTCGTCACCGCGGGCGGCAGACCGGTGCAGGGCGTCCAGGACGTCCAGCGGCTCATGCTCGGTCCGGCGATCGGCCAGCGCCTGTCGCTGACCGTGCTGCGCCGGGGCGCCTTCGTCGACGTCGTCGCGGTCCCGACCGAGCTCAGCTGA
- a CDS encoding DUF3090 domain-containing protein → MTHQVFAFDPPERFVAGTVGPPGERTFYLQARGGGRVVSVALEKVQVSLLAEKLEELLAEAHSRFGLKLPDSSAMVDNEPLDSPVEEEFRVGTLGLAYDVEESSVIIEAIAVEEAEFDADAETDSPEDEVAEIPDHLDRLRVRLTPQGVRDFVDRAKRVLAAGRPPCPLCGQPLDPAGHLCPRNNGYHRR, encoded by the coding sequence ATGACTCATCAGGTGTTCGCGTTCGACCCGCCCGAGCGGTTCGTGGCCGGCACCGTGGGTCCGCCCGGGGAGCGGACTTTCTATCTGCAGGCGCGCGGCGGGGGCCGGGTGGTCAGTGTCGCGCTGGAAAAGGTGCAGGTGTCGTTGCTCGCCGAGAAGCTCGAGGAGCTGCTCGCCGAGGCACACAGCCGATTCGGGCTCAAGCTGCCCGACTCGTCGGCGATGGTCGACAACGAGCCGCTGGACTCCCCGGTCGAGGAGGAGTTCCGGGTCGGCACGCTCGGTCTGGCGTACGACGTCGAGGAGAGTTCGGTCATCATCGAGGCGATCGCCGTCGAGGAGGCCGAGTTCGACGCCGACGCCGAGACCGACTCCCCCGAGGACGAGGTCGCCGAGATCCCCGACCATCTCGACCGGCTGCGGGTTCGCCTGACGCCGCAAGGCGTACGGGACTTCGTGGACCGCGCGAAGCGGGTGCTGGCCGCCGGCCGCCCGCCGTGCCCGCTGTGCGGCCAGCCACTTGACCCCGCCGGCCATCTCTGCCCCCGGAACAATGGCTACCACCGCAGGTGA
- a CDS encoding PAC2 family protein, translated as MSEFDGLPTLRNPVALAAFEGWNDAADAASSALDHLEQVWDAKEVAAIDPEDYYDFQVTRPHISLIDGDTRRIEWPTTRFLVASPPGADRDVVLIRGIEPNMRWRGFCADVLELCHSLEVSRIVLLGALLADVPYSRPLPISGSSPNAEAMERYNLLPTRYEGPTGIVGVMHDAAQTAELESLSFWVHVPHYANNPPCPKATLALLHRIEEVLDLPVPVGDLAEEAAEWEDKVRAAGEQDAELGEYLRELEERAGDAGLQPLSGDEIASEFEKYLRRRGGGNSGPAGPTAGLF; from the coding sequence GTGAGCGAGTTCGACGGACTGCCGACCCTGCGCAACCCGGTGGCACTGGCCGCCTTCGAGGGGTGGAACGACGCGGCCGACGCGGCCAGCAGCGCCCTCGACCACCTCGAACAGGTCTGGGACGCCAAGGAGGTGGCGGCGATCGACCCCGAGGACTACTACGACTTCCAGGTCACCCGGCCGCACATCAGCCTGATCGACGGCGACACCCGGCGCATCGAGTGGCCGACCACCCGATTCCTCGTGGCCAGCCCGCCCGGGGCCGACCGCGACGTCGTCCTGATCCGCGGGATCGAACCCAACATGCGCTGGCGCGGCTTCTGCGCCGACGTGCTGGAGCTGTGCCACAGCCTGGAGGTCAGCCGGATCGTGCTGCTCGGCGCGCTGCTGGCCGACGTGCCCTACAGCCGGCCCCTGCCGATCAGCGGGAGCTCGCCCAACGCCGAGGCCATGGAGCGCTACAACCTGCTGCCCACCCGGTACGAGGGCCCGACGGGCATCGTCGGGGTGATGCACGACGCCGCGCAGACGGCTGAGCTGGAGTCGCTGTCGTTCTGGGTGCACGTCCCCCACTACGCCAACAATCCGCCCTGCCCCAAGGCGACCCTCGCGCTGCTGCACCGCATCGAGGAGGTGCTCGACCTGCCGGTGCCGGTCGGCGACCTCGCCGAGGAGGCAGCCGAGTGGGAGGACAAGGTGCGCGCCGCCGGTGAGCAGGACGCCGAGCTGGGCGAATACCTGCGGGAGCTGGAGGAACGCGCCGGCGACGCCGGCCTGCAGCCGCTGTCGGGTGACGAGATCGCCAGCGAGTTCGAGAAGTATCTGCGTCGCCGCGGCGGCGGCAACTCGGGCCCGGCCGGCCCCACCGCCGGACTGTTCTGA
- a CDS encoding GntR family transcriptional regulator — MTEVSTSGINPGVAEYPHRQIADTLRARIRRGDWAAGERLPSIPAMATMFGVAKQTIQRTVDQLRVEGLLITKPGSGTYVRGTRRRLNRLARGRYGAHRGYHADLAARYRQQLVSVGREAAPAEVTDAFGVPDGTILVVRRYLVRTLDTTVSQVTVEVGASWFLPSDVDGSGIERAEAFGRPLYQEVEEVTGRRYATATDVLSARLPTRDESELLAMRPDTPVLHLLHIAYDDKHRPIEVAQSTWPGPMTTLTEDYQIPAPRPEPDDDPGLVLG, encoded by the coding sequence GTGACAGAGGTGAGCACTTCCGGAATCAATCCGGGCGTCGCCGAGTACCCGCATCGGCAGATCGCCGACACGTTGCGCGCCCGCATCCGCCGCGGTGACTGGGCCGCCGGCGAACGGCTGCCCAGCATCCCCGCCATGGCGACGATGTTCGGCGTGGCGAAGCAGACCATCCAGCGCACCGTCGACCAGCTGCGTGTCGAAGGGCTGCTCATCACCAAGCCCGGCTCCGGCACCTACGTCCGGGGCACGCGCCGCCGGCTCAACCGCCTCGCGCGCGGCCGCTACGGCGCGCACCGCGGCTACCACGCCGACCTGGCCGCGCGGTACCGCCAGCAACTCGTGTCGGTCGGCCGCGAGGCCGCGCCGGCCGAGGTCACCGACGCGTTCGGGGTCCCCGACGGCACGATCCTGGTGGTACGCCGTTATCTCGTCCGTACGCTGGACACCACGGTGTCGCAGGTGACCGTCGAGGTCGGCGCGTCCTGGTTCCTGCCGTCCGATGTCGACGGCTCCGGGATCGAGCGCGCGGAGGCCTTCGGCCGTCCCCTCTACCAGGAGGTCGAGGAGGTCACCGGGCGGCGGTACGCCACCGCCACCGACGTGCTCAGCGCGCGGCTGCCCACCCGGGACGAGTCGGAGCTGCTGGCGATGCGGCCCGATACGCCGGTGCTGCACCTGCTGCACATCGCGTACGACGACAAGCACCGCCCGATCGAGGTCGCCCAGTCGACCTGGCCCGGACCGATGACGACGCTGACCGAGGACTACCAGATCCCGGCGCCCCGCCCGGAGCCCGACGACGATCCCGGCCTGGTCCTGGGCTGA
- a CDS encoding GNAT family N-acetyltransferase codes for MDIDVELRELTPADAEQFHAFAAHPLVQPTINATQVPTVAEVRTFLTQLAANNDGVRRERAIVVDGKVIGSIGLTLEGSSAELGYVVRPDYWGRGVATQAALLMVRLGFDELGLTRIYAVFSMDNPASVRVVEKAGLRQVDAKTWEIVRSAARG; via the coding sequence ATGGATATCGATGTAGAGCTTCGTGAGCTGACCCCCGCCGACGCCGAGCAGTTCCACGCCTTCGCGGCCCATCCGCTTGTCCAGCCGACCATCAACGCCACCCAGGTGCCGACGGTGGCGGAGGTCCGCACCTTCCTGACCCAACTCGCCGCGAACAACGACGGAGTTCGCCGCGAGCGCGCCATCGTCGTCGACGGCAAGGTGATCGGCTCCATCGGTCTGACGCTCGAAGGTTCGTCGGCCGAACTCGGCTACGTCGTCCGCCCGGACTACTGGGGCCGGGGAGTGGCGACCCAGGCGGCGCTCCTGATGGTGCGCCTCGGATTCGACGAGCTCGGCCTGACCCGGATCTACGCCGTGTTCTCCATGGACAACCCCGCGTCCGTGCGGGTGGTGGAGAAAGCGGGGCTACGCCAGGTCGACGCCAAGACCTGGGAGATCGTCAGATCGGCGGCCAGGGGATGA
- a CDS encoding MFS transporter, translating into MSSAPRPDCTPGGSRKRSPAWSMLALGMAAQGASCVFMYGLPVLVPVLRGHGLSLGEAGLIVGAPSAGMLFTLVAWGWIADRFGERITMSLGQGLAGVVLAIAALTHPSIPVTGVLLGLAGALGSSANSASGKVVLGWFPPERRGVAMAFRQAAQPLGIAVAALALPPVAAAHGLPGALGVLAAVCLVTSVVVAIFVVDPPRGAAAGPADGRNPYRLPDLWRIHGAAMLLVVPQFTTAAFTYDYLVAERGWDAAVAGQLLAGVQIFGALCRVACGRWSDAVGSRLRPMRQLAVVNGLVGLQAAVAIKLDAGISPGLLISALVLAMAGNGFAFTAVAELAGSAWAGRALGVHNMVQNIVGALTPGLIGALIAGNGYAVGIGLAALFAVLSVPITPADRRPVAEPAAA; encoded by the coding sequence ATGAGCTCAGCCCCCCGCCCCGACTGCACTCCCGGCGGCTCACGCAAGCGTTCCCCGGCTTGGTCCATGCTGGCCTTAGGCATGGCGGCGCAAGGCGCCAGCTGTGTCTTCATGTACGGGCTGCCGGTGCTCGTGCCGGTCCTCCGGGGGCACGGGCTCAGTCTCGGCGAGGCCGGGCTCATCGTCGGGGCGCCCAGCGCGGGCATGCTGTTCACGCTGGTGGCCTGGGGCTGGATCGCCGACCGGTTCGGCGAGCGGATCACCATGTCGCTGGGGCAGGGGCTGGCCGGCGTCGTCCTGGCGATCGCCGCGCTGACCCACCCGTCGATCCCCGTCACCGGGGTGCTGCTGGGCCTGGCCGGGGCGCTCGGTTCGTCGGCCAACTCGGCCAGCGGCAAAGTGGTCCTGGGCTGGTTCCCGCCCGAGCGCCGGGGTGTGGCGATGGCGTTCCGGCAGGCCGCGCAGCCGCTCGGCATCGCGGTCGCGGCGCTGGCGCTGCCGCCGGTAGCCGCCGCGCACGGCCTGCCGGGGGCATTGGGCGTACTGGCAGCGGTGTGCCTGGTGACCTCGGTGGTAGTGGCGATCTTCGTCGTCGACCCGCCTCGCGGTGCGGCGGCGGGCCCGGCCGATGGGCGCAACCCGTACCGGCTGCCGGATCTGTGGCGCATCCACGGCGCCGCCATGCTGCTCGTCGTGCCGCAGTTCACCACCGCGGCGTTCACCTACGACTATCTCGTCGCCGAGCGCGGCTGGGACGCCGCGGTCGCCGGTCAGCTACTGGCGGGCGTACAGATCTTCGGGGCACTGTGCCGGGTCGCGTGTGGACGATGGTCGGACGCCGTCGGCAGCCGGCTGCGCCCGATGCGCCAGCTGGCGGTGGTCAACGGACTGGTCGGGCTGCAGGCGGCGGTCGCCATCAAACTGGACGCGGGGATCAGTCCCGGCCTGCTGATCAGCGCGCTCGTCCTGGCCATGGCGGGCAACGGCTTCGCCTTCACCGCCGTCGCCGAACTGGCCGGGTCGGCGTGGGCCGGGCGGGCGCTCGGCGTACACAACATGGTGCAGAACATCGTCGGTGCGCTCACGCCCGGCCTGATCGGCGCGCTCATCGCAGGCAACGGCTACGCCGTGGGCATCGGCCTCGCCGCGCTGTTCGCGGTGCTGTCCGTGCCGATCACCCCGGCCGACCGGCGTCCGGTCGCCGAGCCCGCCGCCGCCTGA
- a CDS encoding SCO1664 family protein, protein MATTAGDLSLLADGEMEIEGRLVDASNTTLRVILVHEGTEARAVYKPVRGEAPLWDFPDGTLAGREVAAYLVSEALGWNVVPPTVLRDGPLGPGMCQLWIDELDEPPVGFIPAYALPEGWFPIASARDEDGDAFLLAHADLPALARMALFDAVVNNADRKGGHVLAAGDRVYGVDHGICFHSEPKLRTVLWGFAGREIPDDLRADLKGLSLDGLLDDHLTVTEISALADRIGALTTLGVFPQPDPDRRVIPWPPI, encoded by the coding sequence ATGGCTACCACCGCAGGTGACCTGAGCCTTCTCGCCGACGGTGAGATGGAGATCGAGGGCCGCCTGGTCGACGCCTCCAACACCACGCTCCGCGTGATCCTCGTTCATGAGGGCACCGAGGCGCGCGCGGTTTACAAGCCGGTACGCGGCGAGGCCCCGCTCTGGGACTTCCCGGACGGTACGCTCGCCGGTCGCGAAGTGGCCGCGTACCTGGTGAGCGAGGCGCTCGGCTGGAACGTCGTGCCCCCGACGGTGCTGCGTGACGGGCCGCTCGGCCCCGGCATGTGCCAGCTGTGGATCGACGAGCTCGACGAGCCGCCGGTCGGTTTCATCCCCGCGTACGCCCTGCCCGAGGGCTGGTTCCCGATCGCGAGCGCCCGGGACGAGGACGGCGACGCGTTCCTGTTGGCGCACGCGGATCTGCCGGCTTTGGCGCGGATGGCGTTGTTCGACGCGGTCGTCAACAACGCCGATCGCAAGGGCGGCCACGTGCTCGCTGCCGGCGACCGGGTGTACGGCGTGGACCACGGGATCTGCTTCCACAGCGAGCCGAAGCTGCGCACCGTGTTGTGGGGGTTCGCCGGGCGCGAGATCCCCGACGACCTCCGGGCCGACCTGAAGGGCCTGAGCCTCGATGGGCTGCTCGACGATCACCTGACCGTCACGGAGATCTCGGCGCTGGCCGACCGGATCGGGGCGCTGACGACGCTGGGCGTCTTCCCGCAGCCTGACCCGGACCGCCGGGTCATCCCCTGGCCGCCGATCTGA
- a CDS encoding MOSC domain-containing protein gives MRLASIHLYPVKSLGGVAVDEAAVEPWGLRHDRRWLVLNPDGTYLTARDEHRMLGVTAVPAAGSLTLTGLDGSRLAVAEPADGDLVPTTMSRLAQIRLAPPEAHDWLSVQFGRSLRLGWLDDPHRRPVAEDHGGLPGDPLNLSDAGPLLVATTASMRRLNDWIAEGAVERGEEVPEPLPISRFRPNLVVDDSPGAPAEPFAEDDWQRVRVGTVDFRFAEICDRCVLTTIDAATYRTGKEPIRTLSRFRKRDGKTWFGVRLIPLTGGVLRVGDEVTVS, from the coding sequence ATGCGGCTGGCGAGCATCCACCTCTATCCGGTGAAGTCCCTGGGCGGCGTGGCCGTCGACGAGGCCGCGGTCGAGCCGTGGGGGCTGCGGCACGACCGGCGCTGGCTCGTGCTCAACCCGGACGGCACGTATCTCACCGCCCGCGACGAGCACCGCATGCTCGGCGTGACAGCGGTCCCGGCTGCCGGATCGTTGACGCTGACCGGATTGGACGGCAGCCGGCTCGCCGTCGCCGAGCCGGCCGACGGCGACCTCGTCCCGACCACGATGTCGCGGCTGGCCCAGATCCGCCTCGCGCCGCCCGAGGCGCACGACTGGCTGTCCGTCCAGTTCGGACGATCGCTGCGGCTGGGCTGGCTCGACGACCCGCACCGCCGCCCGGTCGCCGAAGACCACGGCGGATTGCCGGGCGACCCGCTCAACCTCTCCGACGCCGGTCCGCTGCTCGTCGCCACCACCGCCTCGATGCGCCGGCTCAACGACTGGATCGCCGAAGGCGCGGTCGAACGGGGCGAGGAGGTGCCCGAGCCGCTGCCGATCAGCCGATTCCGGCCGAACCTCGTCGTCGACGATTCCCCCGGCGCACCGGCCGAACCGTTCGCCGAAGACGACTGGCAGCGCGTACGGGTCGGGACGGTGGACTTCCGGTTCGCCGAGATCTGCGACCGCTGCGTGCTCACCACGATCGACGCGGCCACCTACCGGACGGGCAAGGAGCCCATCCGTACCCTGTCGCGGTTCCGCAAACGGGACGGCAAGACCTGGTTCGGCGTACGCCTCATCCCGCTCACCGGCGGTGTCCTGCGGGTCGGCGACGAGGTGACCGTCAGCTGA
- a CDS encoding peptidylprolyl isomerase yields the protein MDSTAGESTAGDSTAGEPVKAGRGGGTAIVVAVVAAVLAAVAAYAWLGRDAQPAAVPSPTSGPQIGCEWTGQPTGATRTPAAPPPASAGAAGIATIRMTTNRGDIEIQADRSQAGCVIAGIAHLAGSGYYTEVACHRLLAEGFYFVQCGDPSGVGGGGPGYQYAVRTSPSPAASGCALPSGFPTALPTDIPTELLPSGVVPTRYGGIIIAPMPSGKLPPGLLPSGLIPPGELPSGLLPEFGDGRCVELRHFARGAVVAAVTPDNQWGGQFFLVYRDSDIVSDVPEFGRVTKGLEILDAVAAGGADAQDKPRTPLVIQAIAVT from the coding sequence ATGGATTCGACAGCGGGGGAATCGACAGCGGGGGATTCGACAGCGGGGGAGCCGGTGAAGGCCGGTCGCGGCGGAGGAACGGCGATAGTGGTGGCGGTCGTGGCCGCCGTGCTCGCCGCGGTGGCGGCGTACGCGTGGCTCGGGCGCGACGCCCAGCCCGCGGCGGTGCCGTCACCGACGTCTGGTCCGCAGATCGGCTGCGAATGGACCGGGCAGCCGACCGGCGCCACGCGTACGCCTGCCGCACCTCCACCGGCGAGTGCGGGCGCGGCCGGCATCGCCACGATCCGGATGACCACGAATCGGGGCGACATCGAGATCCAGGCCGACCGCAGTCAAGCCGGCTGCGTGATCGCTGGGATCGCCCACCTCGCCGGGTCGGGCTACTACACCGAGGTCGCGTGCCATCGGCTGCTCGCTGAAGGCTTCTATTTCGTGCAGTGCGGTGATCCGTCCGGAGTCGGTGGCGGCGGCCCGGGTTACCAGTACGCCGTGCGGACGTCGCCGAGCCCGGCCGCCTCGGGCTGTGCCCTCCCGTCGGGCTTCCCGACCGCACTGCCCACCGATATTCCGACGGAGCTGCTCCCGTCGGGTGTGGTGCCCACGCGGTACGGCGGCATCATCATCGCGCCGATGCCGTCCGGAAAGCTGCCGCCGGGACTGCTGCCGTCCGGTCTGATTCCGCCCGGCGAGCTGCCGTCGGGACTGCTCCCGGAGTTCGGCGACGGGCGCTGTGTCGAGCTACGCCATTTCGCACGAGGAGCAGTGGTCGCCGCGGTGACTCCCGACAACCAGTGGGGCGGCCAGTTCTTCCTGGTCTACCGCGACAGCGATATCGTCTCGGACGTGCCTGAGTTCGGGCGGGTCACGAAGGGCCTGGAGATCCTCGACGCCGTGGCGGCGGGGGGAGCGGACGCCCAGGACAAGCCGCGTACGCCCCTGGTCATCCAGGCTATCGCCGTGACCTGA
- a CDS encoding winged helix-turn-helix domain-containing protein, with the protein MDARTMRALAHPTRLALLEVLNIHPSLTATEASELIGISPTNCAFHLRTLGRYGFVEEIDTGPGRRRPWRIKQADIRFSDADGEAAGALADVMLDHWLTRVRAVQARRHSLPAEWQEALGGSQTIVYATPDETRQLVEDLRTVLSRYADRARDPDQRPDAAEPVEMLVFTQLFDALSS; encoded by the coding sequence ATGGACGCCCGGACGATGCGCGCGCTCGCCCATCCGACCCGCCTCGCCCTGCTGGAGGTGCTCAACATCCACCCCAGCCTCACCGCGACCGAGGCGAGCGAGCTGATCGGGATCTCCCCCACCAACTGCGCCTTCCATCTGCGCACTCTCGGCCGCTACGGGTTCGTCGAGGAGATCGACACCGGTCCGGGCCGCCGCCGACCGTGGCGGATCAAACAGGCCGACATCCGGTTCTCCGACGCCGACGGGGAGGCCGCGGGCGCGCTCGCCGACGTCATGCTCGACCACTGGCTCACCCGCGTCCGCGCCGTCCAGGCCCGCCGCCACTCGCTGCCCGCCGAATGGCAGGAGGCCCTGGGCGGTTCGCAGACCATCGTGTACGCGACGCCGGACGAGACCCGGCAGCTGGTCGAAGACCTGCGCACCGTCCTAAGCCGGTACGCCGACCGGGCCCGCGACCCGGATCAGCGCCCCGACGCCGCCGAACCGGTCGAAATGCTGGTGTTCACGCAGTTGTTCGACGCCCTATCCTCGTGA
- the mshC gene encoding cysteine--1-D-myo-inosityl 2-amino-2-deoxy-alpha-D-glucopyranoside ligase — MESWSAPEVPRLPGAGQPLYLFDSARRDKFPSQPNGRAGLYVCGITPYDATHLGHAATMITFDLVNRLWRDAGHEVVYVQNVTDIDDPLLERAARDHEDWVVLAMRETALFREDMEALRIIPPEHYVGAVESIPVIAERVQELLERGVAYRLEDGTGDVYFDISAAPRFGYESNLSREQMLVFFAERGGDPERAGKRDALDPLLWRGVRPDEPSWPGGVLGPGRPGWHIECAVIAMTLIGDTIEVQGGGNDLLFPHHECSAAHAEVLSGAEPFAQHYVHAGMIGLHGEKMSKSRGNLVFVSRLRADHIDSNAVRLALVADHYRADRQWTDDLLKAAEQRLARWRAAASAPSGPSGAALLAGVRAALTDDLDTPKALALIDEWVDGALSGEGSDPDAPELMSSTVDALLGVYL; from the coding sequence ATGGAATCGTGGTCCGCTCCCGAGGTCCCCCGCCTGCCCGGCGCGGGCCAGCCGCTGTATCTGTTCGATTCGGCCCGCCGCGACAAGTTCCCGAGTCAGCCGAACGGCCGCGCCGGGCTCTATGTCTGCGGCATCACGCCGTACGACGCGACGCACCTCGGGCATGCCGCCACGATGATCACCTTCGACCTGGTGAACCGCCTCTGGCGCGACGCCGGGCACGAGGTCGTCTACGTCCAGAACGTCACCGACATCGACGATCCGTTGCTGGAGCGGGCCGCCCGCGACCACGAGGACTGGGTCGTGCTGGCGATGCGGGAGACGGCGCTGTTCCGCGAGGACATGGAAGCGCTGCGGATCATCCCGCCGGAGCACTACGTCGGCGCGGTCGAGTCCATCCCGGTCATCGCCGAGCGCGTACAGGAACTGCTTGAGCGCGGAGTGGCGTACCGGCTCGAGGACGGCACCGGCGACGTCTACTTCGACATCAGCGCCGCGCCCCGATTCGGCTACGAGTCCAACCTGTCGCGTGAGCAGATGCTCGTCTTCTTCGCCGAGCGCGGCGGCGATCCGGAGCGCGCGGGCAAGCGCGACGCCCTCGACCCGTTGTTGTGGCGCGGCGTACGCCCCGACGAGCCGTCGTGGCCGGGTGGCGTGCTGGGCCCGGGCCGGCCCGGCTGGCACATCGAATGCGCCGTCATCGCGATGACCCTGATCGGTGACACCATCGAGGTCCAGGGCGGCGGAAACGACCTGCTGTTCCCGCATCACGAGTGCTCGGCCGCGCACGCCGAGGTGCTCTCCGGAGCCGAGCCGTTCGCCCAGCACTACGTGCACGCCGGGATGATCGGGCTGCACGGCGAGAAGATGAGCAAGTCCCGGGGCAACCTGGTGTTCGTGTCCCGCCTGCGCGCCGACCACATCGACTCGAACGCGGTGCGGCTCGCGCTGGTCGCCGACCACTACCGCGCCGACCGCCAGTGGACCGACGACCTGCTCAAGGCGGCGGAACAGCGCCTGGCCCGCTGGCGTGCGGCCGCGTCGGCGCCGTCCGGCCCGTCGGGCGCCGCTCTGCTGGCAGGCGTACGCGCGGCGCTGACCGACGACCTGGACACCCCGAAGGCGCTGGCGCTGATCGACGAATGGGTCGACGGGGCACTGAGCGGCGAGGGTAGCGATCCGGACGCGCCGGAGCTGATGTCGTCGACCGTCGACGCCCTCCTAGGCGTCTACCTATAA